A region of Anopheles merus strain MAF chromosome 2R, AmerM5.1, whole genome shotgun sequence DNA encodes the following proteins:
- the LOC121588393 gene encoding glutathione-specific gamma-glutamylcyclotransferase 1 isoform X2 encodes MLTLPAFGLVRHRKVIPSRAPGRVATLIEDKEGITWGCAFRVTGSHALDYLQQRECTLGGYVTEYIKFYPRIATEQSGISGEAFPALVYIATPKNEHWIGEEPLLVTARQIVECRGPSGHNVEYLVRLAMFMRDELPGACDEHLFELEGLVRRFVAEANVQLELLLVGNVTPHRIRRDTHEEVRRHVTFEYTSRVPDTKLRCLHI; translated from the exons ATGCTGACTTTACCTGCATTCGGTTTAGTACGTCATCGGAAAGTTATCCCATCCAGGGCG CCGGGTCGCGTGGCCACTTTAATCGAGGACAAAGAG GGTATCACATGGGGCTGTGCATTTAGGGTGACCGGAAGCCACGCGCTGGACTACCTGCAGCAGCGCGAATGCACCCTCGGCGGGTACGTGACCGAGTACATCAAGTTCTACCCCCGGATCGCAACCGAACAGTCCGGCATCAGTGGGGAAGCATTTCCGGCCCTCGTGTACATCGCAACGCCCAAGAACGAGCACTGGATCGGCGAGGAACCGTTGCTGGTGACGGCCCGCCAAATCGTCGAGTGCCGCGGCCCGAGCGGCCACAACGTCGAGTACCTGGTGCGGCTGGCCATGTTCATGCGGGACGAGCTGCCGGGCGCGTGCGACGAGCATTTGTTCGAGCTCGAGGGGCTCGTGCGCCGGTTCGTGGCGGAAGCGAACGTGcagctggagctgctgctggtcggaaACGTTACACCTCACCGGATCCGGCGCGATACGCATGAGGAGGTGCGGCGCCACGTCACCTTCGAGTACACGTCGCGCGTTCCCGATACTAAGCTGCGCTGTTTGCACATCTAA
- the LOC121588392 gene encoding 26S proteasome non-ATPase regulatory subunit 13, translating into MSNVNVASYLAEQKKTTDKDLAAEWTVLEELYNEKLWNELTIKVDTFVKHPALQNEEALLALYHNFIASFETKINPYGLVEILTVVISYLSDKKEAIAFLEKLKDKVKICDQAVWMCKVLQGQIHLEHLNQLDETKKIIEDLKDILEEAGNVTPVHGKYYMLAANYYRLVGQHSDYYRCGLQFLGCSIDTYPKDQWAQQAFCLGLAALLGEGIYNIGELLAHPILESLNGTENEWLVELLRAFNSGDIVKFEQMKPKWSSIADLAAQEVKLRQKISLLCLMEMTFKRPANKRTITFDEIAKEAKLPIKEVEILIMKALAQGLVKGAIDEVAGVVNMTWVQPRVLDRKQVAGMASTLDTWMSSITSMEQLIESRASEILTN; encoded by the exons ATGTCCAACGTCAACGTTGCAAGCTACCTGGCGGAACAGAAGAAAACCACCGATAAAGATCTAGCGGCCGAATGGACGGTGCTGGAAGAGTTGTACAACGAAAA GCTTTGGAATGAATTGACCATAAAGGTGGACACCTTCGTGAAGCATCCTGCCCTACAGAACGAGGAAGCTTTGCTTGCGCTGTACCACAACTTCATCGCCTCCTTCGAAACAAA AATCAATCCTTACGGTTTGGTGGAAATCCTCACCGTCGTCATTTCGTACCTTTCCGATAAGAAGGAAGCGATCGCGTTCCTCGAGAAGCTAAAGGACAAGGTGAAAATCTGCGACCAGGCCGTATGGATGTGCAAGGTGCTGCAGGGCCAGATCCATCTCGAGCATCTGAACCAGCTGGATGAGacgaaaaaaatcatcgaAGATCTGAAGGACATCCTCGAGGAGGCGGGCAATGTGACGCCGGTGCACGGCAAATACTACATGCTAGCAGCCAACTACTATCG ATTGGTCGGCCAGCACAGTGATTACTATCGGTGTGGTTTGCAATTTTTGGGCTGCTCGATCGATACCTACCCTAAGGATCAGTGGGCACAGCAAGCTTTCTGCCTCGGGCTGGCGGCACTGCTTGGCGAAGGCATCTACAACATCGGAGAGCTG CTAGCACATCCAATCCTTGAATCGCTCAACGGTACCGAAAACGAGTGGCTGGTGGAGCTGTTGCGTGCGTTCAACTCGGGCGACATTGTCAAGTTCGAGCAGATGAAGCCAAAATGGAGCTCGATTGCCGATCTGGCCGCGCAGGAGGTGAAGCTGCGGCAGAAGATTTCACTCCTCTGCCTGATGGAGATGACGTTCAAGCGGCCGGCCAACAAGCGCACCATCACGTTCGACGAGATTGCCAAGGAGGCGAAACTGCCGATCAAGGAGGTCGAAATACTGATCATGAAGGCGCTGGCCCAGGGGCTCGTGAAGGGTGCGATCGATGAGGTGGCCGGTGTGGTGAACATGACCTGGGTGCAGCCCCGCGTGCTCGACCGCAAGCAGGTGGCCGGTATGGCCTCTACCCTGGACACGTGGATGTCGTCCATCACGTCGATGGAGCAGCTGATCGAGAGCCGGGCGAGCGAAATTCTCACCAACTGA
- the LOC121588717 gene encoding lipase 3-like produces MSIRCGKLFGPRSGSVVMVTVLLLTLRPASADGGLFDNFISQLMTTAATAQNFLEDAYDQRQGRGTEPPPVPEVPSVSAEPLSPVLIPVGSIDLSEHQPAIPSVPPTTFATGTTTSTSTTTTTTTTTSTTHGTRAPLPFWNPFVWLRPKEPSIPYNPDTDLSTPEIAVRHGYQAESHTLKTADGYLLTLHRLPCGRIGCTAQGGKGTGQPVFLQHGLLSSSADWLLSGPEKALAFILADAGYDVWLGNARGNTYSRKHVSFSSDETAFWDFSWHEMAMYDIPAEIDYLYNMRAQERNDTTRNLLYVGHSMGTTMIFALLASRPEYNERLEAVFALAPVAFMGHVKSPIRLLAPFSHDIEMILKFFGGNEFMPQNKIIRYLAKYGCELTEAEKYICENTVFVLCGFDKEQYNATLMPVIFGHTPAGTSTKTVVHYAQEIHNEGNFQLFDYGESENQRRYGRASPPGYNLENISTPIALFYANNDWLAGPKDVANLFNQLHRTSIGMFKIPNDNFNHVDFLWGNDAPEVVYKQLLMLMQRYK; encoded by the exons ATGTCGATTCGGTGTGGGAAACTGTTCGGGCCGCGCAGTGGTTCGGTGGTGATGGTTACCGTTCTACTCCTCACGCTACGCCCGGCCAGCGCCGACGGTGGGCTGTTTGACAACTTTATCTCGCAGCTGATGACGACGGCCGCTACGGCGCAAAACTTCCTCGAAGATGCGTACGATCAGCGGCAGGGCCGGGGAACGGAACCACCACCAGTGCCGGAGGTGCCTTCCGTCTCGGCCGAACCCCTCTCGCCCGTACTGATTCCGGTCGGGAGCATTGATTTGAGCGAACACCAACCGGCCATACCGTCAGTACCACCGACCACGTTTGCCACCGGTACAACCACGAGCACgagcacgacgacgacgacgactacgaCGACGTCCACAACGCATGGTACGCGTGCACCGCTGCCGTTTTGGAATCCGTTCGTTTGGTTGCGCCCCAAGGAGCCATCCATACCGTACAATCCGGACACCGATCTCAGCACG CCCGAAATAGCGGTCCGTCACGGCTACCAAGCAGAATCGCACACGCTCAAAACGGCGGACGGCTATCTGCTGACGCTGCATCGGCTTCCCTGCGGCCGGATCGGATGCACCGCGCAGGGTGGCaagggtacgggccagcccgTATTTCTGCAGCACGGACTGCTGTCCAGCTCGGCCGACTGGTTGCTGAGCGGGCCGGAAAAGGCGCTGGCGTTCATACTGGCCGACGCCGGCTACGACGTGTGGTTGGGCAATGCGCGGGGCAACACTTACTCCCGCAAGCACGTCAGCTTCAGCAGCGACGAGACCGCGTTCTGGGACTTTAGCTGGCACGAGATGGCCATGTACGACATACCGGCCGAGATTGATTATCTGTACAACATGCGTG CACAAGAGCGAAACGATACGACGCGCAATCTGCTGTACGTGGGACACTCGATGGGCACGACGATGATCTTCGCACTGCTGGCAAGCCGCCCGGAGTACAACGAGCGGCTGGAGGCCGTCTTTGCCCTCGCACCGGTTGCGTTTATGGGTCACGTAAAGAGTCCCATCCGTCTGCTAGCTCCATTTTCGCACGATATCGAG ATGATACTGAAATTCTTCGGCGGCAACGAGTTTATGCCGCAGAACAAAATCATACGCTATCTCGCCAAGTACGGCTGCGAGCTGACCGAGGCGGAAAAGTACATCTGCGAGAACACGGTGTTCGTGCTGTGCGGCTTCGACAAGGAGCAGTACAACGCCACCCTGATGCCGGTCATCTTTGGCCACACGCCGGCCGGCACCTCGACCAAGACGGTCGTACACTATGCGCAGGAGATTCACAACGAGGGCAACTTTCAGCTGTTCGATTATGGCGAGAGCGAAAACCAGCGCCGGTACGGCCGTGCGTCACCGCCGGGATACAATCTGGAAAACATATCCACCCCGATAGCGCTGTTCTACGCGAACAACGATTGGCTGGCGGGTCCGAAGGATGTGGCCAATCTGTTCAATCAGCTGCACCGCACCTCGATCGGTATGTTCAAGATACCGAACGATAACTTCAACCACGTGGACTTTCTGTGGGGTAACGATGCGCCGGAGGTGGTCTACAAgcagctgctgatgctgatgcagCGATACAAGTAA
- the LOC121588339 gene encoding NADH-ubiquinone oxidoreductase 75 kDa subunit, mitochondrial, producing the protein MLRVPVTRALTLGARFPVQTIVRTSATTPAKVPEKIEVFVDDQPVMVDPGTTVLQAAAQVGVEIPRFCYHERLAVAGNCRMCLVEVEKSPKPVAACAMPVMKGWRIKTNSEMTRKAREGVMEFLLMNHPLDCPICDQGGECDLQDQAMAFGSDRSRFTDIHHTGKRAVEDKDIGPLIKTIMTRCIHCTRCIRFASEVAGVDDLGTTGRGNDMQIGTYVEKFFLSELSGNVIDLCPVGALTNKPYSFVARPWEIRKIESIDVLDALGSNIVVSTRTGEVLRILPRENDEINEEWLSDKSRFACDGLKRQRLIAPMLRNPSGELEAVEWESALITIAQALRGAPKGKVAAVAGGLVDAESLVALKDLLNRLGSETLCTEQKFPTDGSGTDLRSSYLLNSSIAACEEADLVLLVGTNPRYEAPLLNTRLRKGYIHNDQNIALIGPKVNLSYDYEHLGSDTSLIRDIANGHHPFAKKLKEAKKPLIIVGANQLARKDGTSFLTALHVFANSLSPADKNWKVWNVLQTNAAQTAALDVGYTPGVEAALEVQPKVLFLLGADAGVVDKEKLPKDCFIVYQGHHGDAGAQMAHAILPGAAYTEKQGTYVNTEGRAQQTLVAVTPPGLAREDWKILRALSEVAGAPLPYDTLDDLRTRMEDIAPHLVRYGRLEASNFFAIADALLKNSSVQFDGGKVDVVQKKLADFFMTDPITRASPTMAKCVTAAKKQLQAN; encoded by the exons ATGCTGCGAGTGCCAGTTACGCGGGCCCTTACCCTCGGGGCACGGTTCCCGGTGCAGACGATAGTGCGCACGTCGGCCACGACACCGGCCAAGGTGCCGGAAAAGATTGAGGTGTTTGTGGACGATCAGCCCGTGATGGTGGATCCGGGAACCACCGTCCTGCAG GCCGCCGCACAAGTCGGTGTGGAGATTCCGCGCTTCTGCTACCACGAGCGGCTCGCCGTGGCCGGCAACTGTCGCATGTGCTTGGTGGAGGTGGAAAAGTCGCCGAAGCCGGTTGCCGCCTGTGCGATGCCCGTGATGAAGGGTTGGCGCATCAAGACGAACTCGGAAATGACGCGCAAGGCGCGCGAGGGCGTCATGGAGTTTCTGCTGATGAACCACCCGCTCGACTGTCCGATCTGCGACCAGGGCGGCGAGTGCGATCTGCAGGATCAGGCGATGGCGTTCGGTTCGGATCGGTCGCGCTTCACCGACATTCACCATACCGGCAAGCGGGCGGTCGAGGACAAGGACATCGGTCCGCTGATCAAAACCATCATGACCCGGTGCATCCACTGCACGCGTTGCATCCGGTTCGCGTCGGAGGTGGCCGGTGTGGACGATCTCGGCACGACGGGCCGCGGTAACGACATGCAGATCGGCACGTACGTGGAGAAGTTTTTCCTGTCCGAGCTGTCGGGCAACGTGATCGACCTGTGCCCGGTTGGCGCGCTGACCAACAAGCCGTACAGCTTCGTCGCCCGGCCGTGGGAAATTCGCAAGATTGAGTCGATCGACGTGCTGGACGCGCTCGGCAGCAACATCGTGGTGAGCACGCGTACCGGCGAGGTGCTGCGCATTTTGCCGCGCGAAAACGACGAAATCAACGAGGAGTGGCTGTCGGACAAGTCGCGCTTCGCGTGCGACGGGTTGAAGCGCCAGCGGCTGATCGCCCCGATGCTGCGCAATCCGAGCGGCGAGCTGGAGGCGGTCGAGTGGGAATCGGCACTGATCACGATCGCTCAAGCGCTGCGGGGTGCACCGAAGGGCAAGGTGGCCGCCGTGGCCGGTGGACTCGTGGATGCGGAGTCGCTCGTTGCGCTGAAGGATCTGCTGAACCGGTTGGGCTCGGAGACGCTCTGCACGGAGCAAAAGTTCCCGACGGACGGGTCGGGCACGGATTTGCGCTCAAGCTATCTGCTGAACTCATCGATCGCTGCTTGCGAGGAGGCAGATCTCGTGCTGCTCGTCGGCACGAATCCGCGCTATGAGGCGCCGCTGCTGAACACCCGCCTCAGGAAGGGATACATCCATAacgatcaaaacattgctctGATTGGGCCGAAAGTAAACCTTTCGTACGACTATGAG CATCTTGGTAGCGATACCTCGCTGATCCGCGACATCGCAAATGGACACCATCCGTTCGCGAAGAAGCTGAAGGAGGCGAAAAAGCCACTCATCATCGTGGGCGCAAATCAGCTCGCCCGTAAGGACGGTACCTCGTTCCTCACGGCGCTGCACGTGTTCGCCAACTCGCTGTCGCCCGCTGAC AAGAACTGGAAGGTCTGGAACGTGCTGCAGACGAATGCGGCCCAAACGGCGGCCCTGGACGTGGGCTACACACCGGGCGTTGAGGCCGCACTAGAGGTACAGCCCAAGGTGCTCTTCCTGCTCGGTGCCGATGCGGGCGTCGTGGACAAGGAGAAGCTGCCGAAAGATTGTTTCATCGTGTACCAGGGACACCATGGAGATGCCGGTGCCCAGATGGCGCACGCCATCCTGCCCGGTGCCGCCTACACCGAGAAGCAGGGCACGTACGTCAACACGGAGGGCCGCGCCCAGCAGACGCTGGTGGCCGTTACGCCGCCCGGTCTTGCGCGTGAGGATTGGAAGATTTTGCGCGCTCTGTCGGAGGTGGCCGGCGCGCCGCTACCGTACGACACGCTGGACGATCTGCGCACCCGCATGGAGGACATTGCGCCGCACCTTGTGCGCTACGGGCGGCTGGAAGCGTCCAACTTTTTCGCCATCGCGGACGCACTGCTGAAGAACTCGTCGGTGCAGTTCGACGGTGGCAAGGTGGATGTGGTGCAGAAAAAGTTGGCCGACTTCTTTATGACCGATCCGATTACGCGCGCTTCGCCGACGATGGCCAAATGTGTGACGGCAGCGAAGAAGCAATTGCAAGCTAATTAA
- the LOC121588340 gene encoding histone deacetylase complex subunit SAP30 homolog, with amino-acid sequence MMNNNGFSTGEEDSRGPADQICCLLDDGERCRKQAGNASYSKRIQKTVTQRRLKLSIDSHARHIYICDFHKARIQCARTKRRRRDSEDDSNETDTDLPEVDLYQLQVNTLRRYKRFYKVSTRPSSNKAQLSETIMKHFKTIPIKEKEILTYFIYMVKSNSNKLDQKNNASAEAT; translated from the exons ATGATGAACAATAATGGGTTTAGTACGGGGGAGGAAGATTCCCGCGGGCCGGCGGACCAGATCTGTTGCCTGCTGGACGACGGCGAGCGTTGCCGGAAGCAGGCAGGCAACGCGTCCTACAGCAAGCGAATTCAGAAGACGGTCACGCAACGAAGGCTAAAGCTGAGCATCGACAGCCAT GCACGACATATCTACATCTGTGACTTTCACAAGGCACGGATACAGTGTGCCCGCACGAAGCGACGCCGCCGCGATTCGGAGGACGACAGCAACGAGACGGACACCGATCTGCCGGAGGTCGATCTCTACCAGCTGCAGGTGAATACGCTGCGAAGGTACAAACGCTTCTACAAAGTGTCCACGCGTCCGAGCAGCAACAAAGCGCAACTATCGGAG ACCATCATGAAACACTTCAAGACGATTCCGATCAAGGAGAAAGAAATTCTCACCTACTTTATCTACATGGTAAAGTCCAACTCGAACAAGCTGGACCAGAAGAACAATGCGAGTGCCGAGGCCACATGA
- the LOC121589945 gene encoding uncharacterized protein C7orf26 homolog has product MTSQERSMLRKSEFPDMARDALAIIENLIINRNKHDMAMDLIAEFVFRERRDEPARGGQFAKQSAQPRLSPIEEFQLVLVLCDFFSRPGPDATRNAVFLSLFGGSNTRTSVLNKLISTAVSGSIAPLLCAAGTWMQQLGCTSPASLELAQCIVRDFVIFSKNSSEQLKSLPLVAPRFAANLMTAVTDLYLNGTAKSQLIPPPDLLLDVITDWVSENPSLCLASQQQLALPSGAIAMPVITPLAGLIRWCVLSLLVTNRQELYSKLHLAVLQSLLEATPPITTPPTLQPINAQHLLLIVNTIQVEMETLTQQGMSLEEENLQNCLERFAQAVQVGLTSRCIFGNITQLMFRLEALPGKNKLLQIVINANKT; this is encoded by the exons ATGACTTCCCAGGAGCGCAGTATGCTGCGGAAGTCGGAGTTTCCAGATATGGCCCGGGACGCCCTCGCGATCATAG AAAACCTGATCATTAATCGGAACAAGCACGACATGGCGATGGATCTGATTGCGGAGTTTGTGTTCCGCGAGCGTCGCGATGAGCCGGCGCGTGGTGGCCAATTTGCTAAACAATCAGCCCAACCGCGCCTGTCCCCGATCGAAGAGTTccagctggtgctggtgctgtgtGATTTCTTCTCCCGCCCCGGTCCGGACGCGACCCGGAATGCGGTGTTTCTGTCCCTGTTTGGGGGCTCCAACACGCGCACGAGCGTGCTGAACAAGCTGATCAGTACGGCCGTGTCCGGATCGATTGCACCGTTGCTGTGTGCGGCTGGGACGTGGATGCAGCAGCTCGGATGCACCTCACCGGCTAGCCTGGAGCTGGCACAGTGCATCGTGCGCGATTTCGTCATCTTCTCGAAGAACTCGTCGGAGCAGCTCAAGTCGCTACCGTTGGTTGCGCCACGGTTTGCCGCCAACCTGATGACGGCCGTGACGGATCTGTACCTAAATGGGACGGCCAAATCGCAACTCATCCCACCGCCCGATCTGCTGCTGGACGTAATAACGGACTGGGTGTCCGAGAATCCTTCCCTGTGTCTTGCCTCCCAGCAACAGCTGGCCCTGCCGAGTGGTGCCATCGCGATGCCGGTAATAACGCCCCTTGCCGGGCTTATCCGTTGGTGTGTGCTCTCGCTGCTGGTTACGAACCGCCAGGAGCTGTACAGCAAGCTGCATCTAGCCGTACTGCAAAGTTTGCTGGAAGCAACGCCACCCATTACGACACCACCTACTCTGCAGCCGATTAACGCGCAGCATCTGCTGCTGATAGTGAACACGATCCAGGTGGAGATGGAAACTCTCACACAGCAGGGAATGTCGCTGGAGGAGGAAAATCTGCAAAATTGCCTGGAACGGTTTGCGCAAGCCGTGCAGGTGGGGCTTACCTCGCGCTGCATCTTCGGTAACATCACGCAGCTTATGTTCCGCTTGGAAGCCCTGCCGGGCAAGAACAAGCTGCTACAAATCGTCATTAATGCGAATAAAACTTAG
- the LOC121589946 gene encoding ribosomal RNA-processing protein 7 homolog A: MSSADEFTAIDLKYKESDTHCHQLFAKENASKATCKQKPPGRTLYVLNVPPYATEEALQHAFSSAGEIERVVLQEKPSSKESAPIERMDKDVFCFKVAYVVFAKPGALRKLLKTKSINPLHTEEKPLLTGVDKWTRAYQERIPNPAALQQEIDQYMESYDRKIEEQKAAESNNAVDEDGWVTVSKKSSGVFAQTQGVVKRLEKKLYEGQSEKELKNFYTFQIRESKKNDIISLRKKYDRDLKKMEQIKKAKRFKPY, encoded by the exons ATGTCGTCTGCCGACGAATTTACCG CGATCGATCTAAAGTACAAGGAGTCGGACACCCACTGCCATCAGCTGTTCGCGAAGGAAAATGCCTCCAAAGCAACCTGCAAACAGAAACCGCCCGGACGTACGCTGTACGTCCTGAACGTGCCACCGTACGCAACAGAGGAAGCGCTGCAGCATGCATTCTCCTCGGCGGGTGAAATCGAGCGCGTGGTGCTACAGGAAAAGCCTTCCAGCAAAGAGTCCGCCCCGATCGAGCGGATGGACAAGGATGTGTTTTGCTTCAAGGTGGCGTACGTGGTGTTTGCTAAGCCTGGTGCGCTCCGAAAGCTGCTCAAAACGAAATCCATCAACCCGCTGCACACGGAAGAGAAGCCACTGCTCACCGGGGTGGACAAGTGGACCAGGGCGTACCAGGAGCGCATCCCGAACCCGGCCGCACTGCAGCAGGAAATCGACCAGTACATGGAATCGTACGATCGCAAGATTGAGGAGCAGAAGGCCGCAGAGAGCAACAATGCGGTCGATGAGGACGGTTGGGTGACGGTGTCGAAGAAGAGTTCCGGCGTCTTTGCCCAAACGCAGGGCGTCGTGAAGAGGCTGGAGAAGAAGCTGTACGAGGGCCAGTCGGAAAAGGAGCTGAAAAATTTCTACACCTTCCAGATACGCGAATCAAAGAAGAACGACATTATCAGCCTGCGGAAAAAGTACGACCGGGATTTGAAGAAGATGGAACAGATCAAGAAAGCAAAGCGATTCAAGCCGTACTAA